The Brevibacillus brevis genome contains a region encoding:
- a CDS encoding solute symporter family protein, translating into MNVTAFLLFLVIVLLTLVITFYASKKTNTTSEFYTAGGGLTGWQNGLAIAGDYMSAASFLGIAGMIALSGFDGFFYSIGFLVAYLVVLYLVAEPLRNLGKYTMADMIAARFDNKKVRGVAALNSIAISIFYMIAQLVGAGALIKLLLGLDYTTSVLIVGALMTIYVVFGGMTATSWVQIVKAVLLMVGTFIISMMVFAKFDFNLLKMFEQMKTATPLGEQFLNPGNKFKVGLDTISLNLALVLGTAGLPHILIRFFTVKDATTARKSVVYATWIIGAFYVMTIFLGFGAAAFVGAGNMDPAGNMGAPLLAQALGGNFLFAFVSAVAFATILAVVAGLVLTAASAFAHDFYGHVLRQGKATENEQMKMAKWASVGVSVVSILLALFAQNLNVAFLVALAFAVAASANLPVILFTIFWKRFNTAGAITGMLVGLFSSLILVAMSPNVWNPVAGKAILVGEALFPLPNPGIVSIPLGFLAAWIGTLLSSSRDDKKYEEILVKANTGMKDSA; encoded by the coding sequence ATGAACGTTACTGCATTTTTACTCTTTCTCGTCATTGTATTGTTGACACTTGTCATTACCTTTTACGCTTCGAAAAAGACGAACACGACCAGTGAGTTTTACACCGCTGGTGGAGGCCTGACGGGTTGGCAAAACGGCCTCGCGATTGCGGGAGATTACATGTCGGCAGCTTCCTTCCTGGGGATTGCCGGGATGATTGCGCTGAGCGGGTTTGATGGCTTCTTCTACAGTATCGGCTTTCTTGTCGCGTATCTCGTTGTACTCTACTTGGTGGCAGAACCTTTGCGTAATTTAGGAAAATACACGATGGCAGATATGATAGCCGCGCGTTTTGACAATAAAAAGGTGCGTGGTGTCGCCGCTCTCAATTCGATTGCCATCTCGATTTTTTACATGATCGCGCAATTGGTCGGAGCAGGGGCCTTGATCAAGCTGCTATTGGGGCTGGACTACACGACCTCCGTATTGATCGTAGGGGCATTGATGACAATCTACGTCGTCTTTGGCGGGATGACGGCAACCTCGTGGGTGCAGATCGTCAAAGCGGTTTTGTTGATGGTCGGTACATTCATCATCTCCATGATGGTTTTTGCCAAATTCGATTTTAATCTCTTGAAAATGTTCGAGCAAATGAAGACAGCGACACCATTGGGAGAGCAATTCCTCAATCCTGGCAACAAGTTTAAAGTAGGGCTTGATACCATTTCGCTGAATCTCGCGCTTGTGCTCGGAACAGCGGGATTGCCGCATATTTTGATTCGTTTCTTCACCGTAAAAGATGCCACGACTGCTCGCAAATCGGTTGTGTATGCGACATGGATCATTGGCGCCTTCTATGTCATGACGATCTTCCTCGGCTTCGGGGCGGCAGCGTTTGTAGGAGCGGGGAATATGGACCCAGCAGGCAACATGGGAGCTCCACTGCTTGCCCAAGCACTAGGCGGTAACTTCTTGTTCGCTTTTGTATCTGCGGTTGCCTTCGCTACCATTCTCGCGGTAGTGGCTGGGCTGGTGTTGACAGCGGCTTCTGCCTTTGCGCACGACTTTTACGGACACGTATTGCGACAAGGAAAAGCAACTGAAAATGAGCAAATGAAGATGGCCAAATGGGCGTCTGTCGGTGTCTCGGTTGTCTCCATCTTGCTCGCCTTGTTTGCGCAAAATCTGAACGTGGCTTTCCTTGTTGCGCTGGCTTTCGCAGTAGCGGCGAGTGCAAATCTACCAGTGATTTTGTTCACGATCTTCTGGAAAAGGTTCAATACAGCAGGAGCAATCACCGGGATGCTTGTCGGTCTGTTCAGCTCTCTCATTCTGGTTGCGATGAGTCCGAACGTTTGGAATCCGGTAGCTGGAAAAGCCATTTTGGTCGGCGAAGCGCTGTTCCCGTTGCCGAATCCGGGCATTGTCTCGATCCCGTTAGGGTTTTTGGCAGCATGGATCGGAACCTTGTTGTCCAGCTCCCGTGATGATAAGAAGTATGAGGAAATTTTGGTGAAAGCGAATACAGGAATGAAAGATTCAGCGTAG
- a CDS encoding DUF485 domain-containing protein translates to MGKSASAKKAEDQKKDAVDYAKVIQSATFKELLKRKKAFILPSSIFFFIFYFTLPILTSYFTVLNQPAFGAISWAWVFAFAQFVMTWGLCILYTRRAEQFDQLVEKIKQEAGGRG, encoded by the coding sequence ATGGGCAAATCCGCTTCGGCAAAAAAAGCCGAGGATCAGAAAAAGGATGCTGTTGATTATGCAAAAGTGATTCAGTCAGCCACTTTCAAAGAGCTTTTGAAAAGAAAAAAAGCGTTTATTTTGCCATCTTCTATTTTTTTCTTCATTTTTTACTTTACCCTTCCGATTTTAACCTCCTACTTCACCGTACTGAATCAACCAGCGTTTGGAGCCATTTCGTGGGCGTGGGTATTTGCCTTTGCTCAGTTCGTCATGACATGGGGTCTCTGTATCCTGTACACCAGGCGGGCAGAGCAGTTTGATCAACTTGTTGAGAAAATCAAACAAGAGGCAGGTGGGAGGGGCTAA